In a genomic window of Rhizobium sp. N324:
- a CDS encoding extracellular solute-binding protein: MRFKLLAATAAVALLASGSAFAESANLTIWSWNVAASALKSTLPGFNKQFPDIKITVEDLGNSQVFDKTLAACAAGGDGLPDIVSIENFEAEIFWSRFPDCFANLKELGYTPEIQAKFPDFKRTELEVGDVAYAMPWDSGPVAVFYRRDMYEKAGVDPSTISTWDDFIAAGKKISAANPGVVMAQADFNGDSEWFRMIANEQGCGYYSTDGQNITINQPACVASLQKVKEMKDAGTLTAANWDEKIQANTAGKAASQLYGGWYEGTVRSTSPDLKGKWGVYRMPSLTADGPHAANLGGSSLAISATSANKEAAWKFVNYALGTNEGQITMLKEFGLVPSLLSAEKDPFISEPQPYWGGQKVWADILATLPKIVPSRGTAFQSDAEAIFKATQTKFFAGGYPDAKAALDDAAKQIASATGLPVAQ, from the coding sequence ATGCGCTTCAAACTTCTCGCTGCGACCGCAGCTGTCGCACTGCTTGCTTCCGGCTCCGCATTCGCTGAGTCGGCCAATCTCACTATCTGGAGCTGGAATGTCGCCGCATCGGCCTTGAAGTCCACGCTTCCGGGCTTCAACAAACAGTTTCCCGATATCAAGATCACTGTCGAGGACCTCGGCAACAGCCAGGTCTTCGACAAGACGCTGGCTGCCTGCGCCGCCGGCGGCGACGGCCTGCCTGACATCGTCAGCATCGAAAATTTCGAGGCTGAAATCTTCTGGAGCCGTTTCCCGGATTGCTTCGCCAATTTGAAGGAGCTCGGTTACACCCCCGAGATCCAAGCGAAATTCCCTGACTTCAAGCGCACCGAGCTCGAAGTCGGCGACGTCGCCTATGCCATGCCGTGGGATTCCGGTCCTGTCGCCGTCTTTTACCGCCGCGACATGTACGAAAAGGCCGGTGTCGATCCGAGCACCATCAGCACCTGGGACGATTTCATTGCTGCGGGCAAGAAGATTTCCGCCGCCAATCCCGGCGTCGTCATGGCCCAGGCCGACTTCAACGGCGACAGCGAATGGTTTCGCATGATCGCCAATGAACAGGGCTGCGGTTATTACTCGACCGACGGCCAGAATATCACCATCAACCAACCGGCCTGCGTCGCCTCGCTGCAGAAGGTGAAGGAAATGAAGGATGCCGGCACGCTGACGGCAGCCAACTGGGATGAAAAGATCCAGGCCAATACCGCCGGCAAGGCCGCGAGCCAGCTCTATGGCGGCTGGTATGAAGGCACCGTGCGCTCGACCTCTCCCGATCTCAAGGGCAAGTGGGGCGTCTACAGGATGCCGAGCCTGACGGCCGACGGCCCGCATGCGGCCAATCTCGGCGGTTCGTCGCTCGCCATTTCGGCAACCTCGGCAAACAAGGAAGCCGCCTGGAAATTCGTCAACTACGCCCTCGGCACCAATGAGGGCCAGATCACCATGCTGAAGGAATTCGGCCTGGTGCCGTCGCTGCTCTCGGCTGAGAAGGACCCCTTCATCAGCGAACCGCAGCCGTATTGGGGCGGCCAGAAGGTCTGGGCCGATATCCTGGCGACGCTGCCGAAGATCGTGCCGAGCCGCGGTACCGCTTTCCAGAGCGATGCCGAAGCCATCTTCAAGGCAACGCAGACCAAGTTCTTCGCCGGCGGTTATCCGGACGCGAAGGCAGCCCTCGATGACGCCGCCAAGCAGATCGCTTCGGCGACCGGGCTTCCAGTGGCGCAATGA